From Ictidomys tridecemlineatus isolate mIctTri1 chromosome 2, mIctTri1.hap1, whole genome shotgun sequence, the proteins below share one genomic window:
- the Atg9b gene encoding autophagy-related protein 9B, which yields MEVLKFIRPISQTAGSERLAEAPIALGTALHLCFNRAVIICLHICSSHRGCDFLPLQGLKMETVFLSQCMPSPCLPSWHLSQTSVGRATAPSLQPQEKRSRSLMVSRMGWGGSRGRLGHWGELGPGSVPLLPVPLLPPTPPRRGPGGGRVSFFSLSPTPRPRSSFSSPLPPALGSSCPVLQGTEASQPGHSALPIPATPPTQARPASTPAFASSSWGSHSTPPLASVTPPPSRRCPQDPPGLRIGPLIPEQDYERLEDCDPEGSQDSPLQGEDQQPLLHVPEGLRGSWHHIQNLDSFFTKIYSYHQRSGFACILLEDVFQLGQFIFIVGFTTFLLRCVDYNVLFANHPNNRTRPGPFHSKVSLSDAILSSAQCAERIHASPLLVFLLVLAAGFWLFQLLRSVCNLFSYWDIQVFYREAMHIPQEELSSVPWAEVQSRLLELQRSGGLCVQPRPLTELDVHHRILRYTNYQVALANKGLLPARCPLPWGGSAAFLSRGLAFNIDLLLFRGPFSLFRGGWELPDAYKRSDQRGALASRLGRTVLLLAAVNLALSPLVLAWQVLHAFYSHVELLRREPGAFGARRWSRLARLQLRHFNELPHELHARLARAYRPAMAFLRAAEPPAPLRALLARQLVFFSGALFAALLVLTIYDEDVLAVEHVLTTMTALGVTATVARSFIPEEQCQGRPPQLQLQAALAHMHYLPEDPSAGGRASAYGQMAQLLQYRAVSLLEELLSPLLTPLFLLFWFRPRALEIIDFFHHFTVDVAGVGDICSFALMDVKRHGHPQWLSEGQTEASLSQRAEDGKTELSLMRFSLAHPQWRPPGNSSKFLGHLRGRVQQDAAAWSATSTRSPPTPGVLSNCTSPLPEAFLANLLGNPLLPPRDLSPTAPCPAAATASLLASISRIAQDPSCVSPGGTGSQKVAQLPELASAEMSLHAIYLHQLHQQQQQELWGEASASSPSRPWSSPSQPASPDEEKPSWSSDGSSPASSPRQQWGTQRVRNLFHRGFQETTDTLKEPGQVPSTD from the exons ATGGAGGTCCTGAAGTTCATCAGACCCATCTCCCAAACAGCCGGGTCTGAGCGACTTGCTGAGGCTCCAATCGCACTGGGAACAGCACTGCACCTCTGTTTTAACAGAGCTGTAATTATTTGTTTGCATATTTGCTCCTCCCACCGGGGGTGTGACTTCTTG CCCCTTCAAGGTCTGAAGATGGAGACTGTCTTCTTGTCCCAGTGCATGCCCAGCCCCTGCCTTCCAAGTTGGCACCTCTCCCAG ACCTCTGTGGGAagagccacagccccatccctCCAACCTCAGGAGAAGAGAAGCCGCAGCCTGATGGTGAGCCGAATGGGCTGGGGGGGGAGCAGGGGGCGGCTGGGGCACTGGGGCGAGCTGGGGCCTGGCTCAGTGCCCCTGCTCCCTGTGCCCCTGCTGCCCCCTACTCCTCCACGTCGAGGACCTGGGGGAGGGAGGGtctccttcttctctctgtcCCCTACCCCTCGTCCAAGAAGCTCCTTCTCCTCACCATTGCCTCCTGCCCTGGGGTCCTCCTGCCCAGTGCTGCAGGGGACAGAGGCCTCTCAGCCTGGCCACAGTGCCCTCCCCATCCCAGCTACCCCCCCAACACAGGCAAGACCTGCATCGACACCGGCATTTGCTTCCTCCTCCTGGGGatcccactccaccccacccctggCCTCTGTCACTCCCCCTCCCTCACGCCGGTGCCCCCAGGACCCTCCTGGGCTGCGGATAGGCCCTCTGATCCCTGAGCAGGATTATGAGCGGCTGGAGGACTGTGACCCTGAGGGGTCCCAAGACTCACCCCTCCAAGGGGAGGACCAGCAGCCCCTACTTCATGTGCCTGAAGGGCTCCGGG GCTCCTGGCACCACATTCAGAACCTGGACAGCTTCTTCACCAAG ATCTACAGCTACCACCAGCGAAGTGGCTTTGCCTGCATCCTGCTGGAGGATGTCTTCCAGCTGGG ACAGTTCATTTTCATTGTCGGCTTCACAACCTTCCTTCTTCGATGTGTGGATTACAATGTTCTCTTTGCCAACCATCCAAATAACCGCACAAGGCCTGGGCCATTCCACAGCAAAGTGAGCTTGTCAGATGCCATCCTATCCTCAGCCCAGTGTGCAGAGAG GATTCATGCCAGCCCCCTGCTGGTCTTCCTCCTGGTCCTGGCTGCTGGCTTCTGGCTGTTCCAGTTGCTTcgctcagtttgcaacctcttcAGCTACTGGGACATCCAGGTGTTTTACAGGGAGGCTATGCACATCCCCCAG GAGGAGCTCAGCTCCGTGCCCTGGGCGGAAGTGCAGTCCCGCCTTCTGGAGCTGCAGAGGAGCGGGGGGCTCTGCGTGCAGCCTCGGCCGCTGACGGAATTGGACGTCCACCATCGCATCCTGCGTTATACCAACTACCAGGTGGCGTTGGCCAACAAGGGCCTGCTGCCCGCCCGCTGCCCGCTACCCTGGGGAGGCAGTGCGGCTTTCCTCAGCCGCGGCCTGGCCTTCAACATCGACCTGCTTCTCTTCCGTGGTCCCTTTTCGCTCTTCCGTGGTGGCTGGGAGCTGCCTGATGCCTACAAGCGCAGCGACCAGCGGGGCGCCCTGGCCTCGCGCTTGGGGCGCACAGTGCTGCTGCTGGCTGCCGTGAACCTGGCGCTGAGCCCTCTCGTGCTGGCCTGGCAGGTGCTACACGCCTTCTACAGTCACGTGGAGCTGCTACGACGCGAGCCCGGCGCGTTCGGGGCGCGCCGCTGGTCCCGCCTGGCGCGCCTGCAGCTGCGCCACTTCAACGAGCTGCCACATGAATTGCACGCGCGCCTGGCCCGCGCGTACAGGCCAGCAATGGCCTTCCTGCGCGCCGCGGAGCCCCCTGCGCCCCTGCGCGCGCTCTTGGCTCGCCAGCTCGTCTTTTTCTCTGGCGCGCTCTTCGCAGCGCTGCTGGTGCTCACCATTTATGATGAGGACGTGCTCGCAGTAGAACACGTACTCACCACCATGACTGCGCTCGGGGTGACAGCCACCGTGGCCAG GTCTTTCATTCCGGAAGAGCAGTGCCAGGGGCGTCCCCCGCAGCTCCAGCTGCAGGCCGCCCTGGCGCACATGCACTACCTCCCAGAGGATCCCAGCGCTGGCGGCAGGGCCAGTGCCTACGGGCAGATGGCGCAGCTACTGCAATACCGAGCG GTCTCTCTCCTGGAGGAGCTCCTGTCCCCACTCCTCACCCCGCTGTTTCTGCTTTTCTGGTTTCGCCCTCGTGCATTGGAGATTATTGACTTTTTTCATCACTTCACTGTGGATGTAGCTGGGGTTGGGGACATCTGTTCATTTGCCCTTATGGATGTGAAGCGCCATGGCCACCCTCAG TGGCTCTCGGAGGGACAGACAGAAGCCTCCCTGTCTCAGCGTGCAGAGGATGGAAAGACTGAGCTCTCCTTGATGCGCTTCTCGCTGGCACACCCACAATGGCGTCCACCAGGGAACAGCTCTAAGTTCCTTGGGCACCTTCGGGGCCGGGTACAACAAGATGCAGCTGCCTGGAGTGCTACCTCCACTCGAAGCCCCCCAACTCCAGGGGTGCTCAGCAACTGCACCTCACCTTTG CCAGAGGCCTTCCTGGCCAACCTCCTGGGGAATCCGCTTCTACCTCCAAGGGACTTGAGCCCCACAGCCCCCTGCCCAGCTGCCGCCACAGCCAGCCTTCTTGCCTCCATTTCCCGCATTGCTCAGGACCCCAG CTGTGTGTCCCCAGGAGGCACTGGGAGCCAGAAGGTGGCCCAGCTCCCAGAGCTTGCTTCTGCTGAGATGAGTCTCCATGCCATCTACCTACACCAG CttcatcagcagcagcagcaggaactGTGGGGCGAGGCTTCAGCCTCCTCCCCATCCAGGCCCTGGTCTAGTCCCTCACAGCCAGCCTCGCCCGATGAGGAGAAGCCATCCTGGTCCAGTGATG GCTCCAGTCCTGCCTCCAGTCCCAGACAGCAGTGGGGAACCCAGAGGGTCCGGAATTTGTTCCATAGAGGGTTTCAAGAGACCACAGACACCCTGAAGGAGCCTGGCCAGGTCCCCAGCACTGACTGA